The following coding sequences are from one Epinephelus fuscoguttatus linkage group LG5, E.fuscoguttatus.final_Chr_v1 window:
- the bace2 gene encoding beta-secretase 2 codes for MASTMSVSVWAFVFSLCFGVSKCYFAIPLRIYTGSYNVSSAVDVSRRVVLTSDGNGLSLASDPTGTVNFLDMVNNLQGDSGRGYYIEMSLGTPGQKVNILVDTGSSNFAVAAAPHPFITHYFNTALSSTYRTAGRTVAVRYTQGNWEGELGIDSVSIPKGPNGTIAINIAAILLSEGFFLPGVNWQGILGLAYPMLARPDSSVEPFFNSMVQQLGIPDIFSLQMCGAGLSATSAADPAGGSLVLGGVEPTLYRGSVWYTPIVEEWYYQVEVLKLEVGDQNLDLDCREYNMDKAIVDSGTTLLRLPVNVFNAVVEAITRSSLIQDFSSGFWDGSKLACWMKGETPWRFFPKLSIYLRATNTSQSFRITILPQLYIQPITDIDGTMDCFRFGLSASSNGLVIGATVMEGFYVVFDRAQRRLGFALSNCAVSSGVALSEIAGPFSATDVAANCSGGAMKEPLLWVISYALIAVCAVVLIILLLLLVLPCRRRNFSGEITDESSLVRHRIK; via the exons ATGGCATCCACCATGTCTGTTTCAGTATGGGCTTTTGTCTTTAGTTTATGCTTTGGCGTGTCCAAGTGTTACTTTGCTATACCACTGAGAATATACACAGGGAGTTACAACGTCTCCTCGGCTGTGGATGTGTCGCGGCGGGTCGTGTTAACGTCTGATGGAAACGGCCTCTCTTTGGCTTCTGATCCAACTGGCACCGTCAACTTTCTGGACATggtgaataacttacagggggACTCTGGGAGAGGCTACTACATAGAAATGTCACTTGGTACTCCTGGTCAAAAG GTGAACATCCTGGTGGATACAGGCAGCAGTAACTTTGCTGTGGCAGCAGCTCCACACCCATTCATTACTCATTACTTCAACACTGCACT CTCCAGCACCTACCGGACAGCTGGCCGGACTGTGGCTGTGAGATACACCCAGGGCAACTGGGAGGGTGAACTGGGCATCGACTCTGTCTCCATCCCCAAAGGCCCAAATGGGACCATTGCCATCAACATAGCTGCCATCCTGTTATCCGAAGGCTTCTTCCTTCCTGGGGTCAACTGGCAGGGCATCCTGGGACTGGCCTATCCCATGCTGGCAcgg CCTGACTCGTCTGTGGAGCCCTTCTTCAACTCTATGGTGCAACAGCTGGGAATTCCTGACATCTTTTCCCTCCAGATGTGTGGCGCTGGACTGTCAGCCACCAGCGCAGCCGACCCGGCAGGAGGCAGTCTT GTACTGGGAGGGGTTGAACCAACCCTGTATCGGGGGTCAGTGTGGTACACCCCTATAGTGGAGGAGTGGTACTACCAAGTGGAGGTTTTGAAGCTGGAGGTTGGCGACCAGAATCTGGACCTGGACTGCAGAGAG TATAACATGGATAAAGCTATAGTTGACAGCGGGACGACACTGCTGCGTCTTCCTGTCAACGTCTTCAATGCGGTGGTAGAAGCCATCACACGCAGTTCTCTG ATCCAGGACTTTTCTTCAGGGTTCTGGGATGGCAGCAAGCTTGCGTGCTGGATGAAGGGAGAAACACCCTGGAGGTTTTTCCCCAAGCTTTCCATCTACCTAAGGGCCACGAACACCAGCCAGTCCTTCCGCATCACCATCCTGCCTCAG CTATACatccagccaatcacagacatagacggcacGATGGACTGCTTCCGTTTTGGATTGTCTGCGTCATCTAATGGCCTGGTGATCGGCGCTACTGTTATGGAAGGCTTCTACGTGGTGTTTGACCGCGCTCAACGAAGACTGGGCTTTGCACTCAGCAACTGTGCAG TGAGCAGTGGAGTTGCTCTTTCCGAGATCGCAGGGCCCTTCTCAGCAACAGACGTGGCGGCCAACTGCTCCGGCGGGGCGATGAAGGAGCCTCTGTTGTGGGTGATCTCCTACGCTCTGATAGCAGTCTGCGCAGTCGTCCTCATCATCCTGTTGCTCCTGCTGGTCCTGCCCTGCCGGCGCAGAAACTTCTCCGGGGAGATAACCGACGAGTCCTCTCTGGTACGCCACCGCATCAAGTGA